The following coding sequences are from one Heptranchias perlo isolate sHepPer1 unplaced genomic scaffold, sHepPer1.hap1 HAP1_SCAFFOLD_49, whole genome shotgun sequence window:
- the LOC137313888 gene encoding probable G-protein coupled receptor 139: MATADLLVIFFNVIVCRIFNDNFPYSFLSYTVCCKFIYYINFASLYMSVWFTVSFSFDRFVAICFQGFKAKYCTKRTATVITVAASVLAYSKGVPMFFSYEPERIINNVQWGCRPKVDVFTLPTWAAYNWLQALSIPLLPFSFMVIFNSLTVRRILVSNRARRELRGHSSKNQSDPEMQNRRKSIILLFTISGSFVLLWLTAVVCFATTRLSKTFDYQGDYSNPGYIATESGYLLMYLSSCTNTCIYAATQRKFREELIALLKSPWSLILRLLKKWKKNKSNQRFFS; this comes from the coding sequence atggcaacagcagatctcctggtcatcTTCTTTAACGTAATAGTCTGCCGgatattcaatgataactttccatATTCATTCCTTTCCTACACTGTCTGTTGTAAGTTCATTTATTACATTAATTTTGCCAGCCTGTATATGtcggtgtggtttacagtctcTTTCtcgtttgatcgatttgtggcgatCTGTTTTCAAGGGTTTAAAGCGAAGTATTGCACCAAGAGAACCGCGACCGTCATTACTGTAGCGGCCTCTGTCCTGGCCTATTCAAAGGGCGTTCCTATGTTTTTTTCATATGaacctgaacgaataattaacaatgtGCAGTGGGGTTGCCGGCCAAAGGTGGACGTTTTCACATTACCCACATGGGCCGCATACAACTGGCTCCAGGCTCTGTCAATCCCATTGCTCCCCTTCAGTTTCATGGTAATTTTTAACTCATTGACCGTGAGACGAATTTTAGTGTCCAATAGAGCCCGCAGGgaactccggggtcacagcagtaagaatcagagtgatccagagatgcagaaccgaaggaaatccatcattttactcttcactatatcgggcagttttgtaCTCTTGTGGCTGACAGCTGTCGTGTGTTTTGCAACCACTCGGCTGTCAAAAACCTTTGATTACCAAGGTGATTACTCAAACCCTGGATATATCGCCACTGAAAGCGGATAtctgctcatgtatttgagttcctgcacaaatacgtgtatttatgcagctacacagaggaaattcagagaagaACTGATAGCTCTACTGaaatctccctggtcactgattcTCAGATTgttaaaaaaatggaaaaaaaataagtCAAACCAAAGATTCTTCTCATGA